A part of Halobacillus shinanisalinarum genomic DNA contains:
- a CDS encoding iron-containing alcohol dehydrogenase, with translation MDNYAVLRMPRMITYGRHALEKVGKEAAARGKKALIISDKVMDALDYVSEGRDYLTKAGVESVVYLGVESEPTDTYVEEALELFKKENCDLVISLGGGSCIDTAKAIVVLATNGGYIGDYMGEKKVAEVAPIPHIAIPTTAGTGSEATDATIITNTSNDVKMMIKQPAFMPDAAIVDPMLTLSSPQHVTAATGVDALSHAVEGYISKRSHPMTDMLALSAMKLIVENIQAAYENGDNLDAREAMSLGSLQAGIAFSNSSVCLVHGMSRPIGALFHVPHGYSNAMLLPAVLEFSKEHAIKRLADLGRFFSAEAEQYSEKEAADLAVSSVKNLCLQLNIPNLSGWGIDKQAFESAAGKMASDALASGSPANNPRVPIQSEIEELYKVCYEYKFSTESTVG, from the coding sequence ATGGACAACTATGCTGTCCTTCGTATGCCGCGGATGATTACCTATGGACGCCATGCACTTGAGAAGGTTGGTAAGGAAGCAGCTGCAAGAGGGAAGAAGGCGCTTATTATCAGCGATAAAGTGATGGATGCTCTGGATTATGTAAGTGAAGGGCGGGACTATCTTACAAAAGCCGGAGTTGAAAGTGTCGTTTATTTAGGGGTTGAGTCCGAGCCAACAGATACCTATGTTGAGGAGGCTCTAGAATTATTTAAAAAGGAAAACTGTGATCTTGTGATATCGCTTGGAGGCGGAAGCTGTATTGATACGGCGAAGGCCATTGTTGTACTCGCTACGAACGGTGGTTATATCGGGGATTACATGGGCGAGAAGAAAGTGGCCGAGGTCGCACCGATCCCACATATCGCCATTCCAACGACAGCCGGAACCGGCTCAGAGGCAACAGATGCGACAATCATCACAAACACTTCCAATGATGTAAAAATGATGATTAAACAACCGGCATTTATGCCGGATGCTGCAATTGTTGATCCCATGTTGACACTGTCTTCACCACAGCACGTAACAGCAGCTACAGGAGTTGATGCACTTAGTCATGCAGTAGAAGGTTATATTTCTAAGCGTTCTCATCCGATGACAGATATGCTAGCGCTCTCAGCGATGAAGCTGATTGTAGAAAATATCCAAGCAGCATATGAGAATGGGGATAATCTTGACGCAAGAGAAGCCATGTCACTAGGGTCTTTACAAGCTGGTATTGCCTTTTCGAATTCGTCCGTATGCTTAGTGCATGGGATGTCTAGACCAATTGGAGCGCTATTTCACGTTCCTCACGGATATTCGAATGCGATGCTATTGCCAGCCGTTTTAGAGTTTAGTAAAGAACACGCTATTAAAAGGTTGGCTGATTTAGGAAGATTTTTCTCAGCTGAAGCTGAACAGTATTCCGAGAAAGAAGCTGCCGATTTAGCTGTTTCTTCTGTAAAAAATCTATGTTTACAGTTGAATATCCCGAATTTAAGTGGATGGGGTATTGATAAGCAAGCATTTGAAAGCGCTGCTGGGAAAATGGCATCAGATGCATTAGCAAGTGGCAGCCCAGCAAACAATCCAAGAGTACCGATACAGTCAGAAATCGAGGAACTCTATAAAGTCTGTTATGAGTATAAGTTTTCAACAGAAAGTACAGTAGGCTAA
- a CDS encoding GerAB/ArcD/ProY family transporter, producing MEKAKISGGQLFILMFLFELGTAIVIGPGLGAEKDAWLAVLLGLITGMILFLAYYTLYRFYPDQPLTEYTKEILGKYIGSIVGILYLFYFLYVAARDLRDFGELLTASTYIYTPMFVINAIMILAVAFVLRHGIEVLARTGEIFFFVLMFVGIVGTIMVFVSGMLEVKQLLPVLENGWKPVLTTWPVTYTFPFGEMIAFTVLLPYLNRPKLGIRVGWSAMSFSGILLMWVVAMDIAVLGVYVATRSTFPLLSSIGLVNMTGFFQRLDVVVVLTLIIGGFFKIAVFFYAALISATEIFRVSTFTRLVLPFSIVILLSSMTVANNYAGHIKEGLKATTYYVSLPLQTGIPLLLLVIALIRRHFKTR from the coding sequence ATGGAAAAGGCTAAAATCAGCGGAGGACAATTGTTTATATTAATGTTTCTATTTGAACTTGGCACTGCTATCGTGATCGGGCCGGGGCTTGGGGCCGAAAAGGATGCTTGGTTAGCCGTTTTGCTCGGCTTAATCACGGGTATGATTCTTTTTCTCGCCTATTATACGCTTTACCGTTTCTACCCCGACCAACCCTTAACGGAGTATACAAAGGAAATACTTGGGAAATATATAGGGAGTATTGTCGGAATATTATACCTCTTTTACTTTCTATATGTTGCAGCAAGAGACCTGCGTGATTTTGGTGAACTGTTGACTGCTTCCACTTATATCTATACGCCGATGTTTGTGATCAATGCCATCATGATTCTAGCTGTTGCTTTTGTTCTGCGTCACGGAATCGAGGTGCTCGCTAGAACGGGTGAGATTTTCTTTTTTGTCTTAATGTTCGTAGGAATTGTCGGGACCATTATGGTATTTGTTTCCGGAATGCTCGAGGTCAAACAACTCCTTCCCGTCTTGGAAAATGGCTGGAAACCTGTATTAACTACGTGGCCAGTCACCTATACATTTCCTTTTGGAGAAATGATCGCGTTCACTGTATTACTACCTTATTTAAACCGTCCCAAACTAGGCATCAGGGTAGGCTGGTCAGCAATGAGTTTCAGCGGAATCCTATTAATGTGGGTCGTGGCCATGGACATTGCCGTTCTAGGTGTTTACGTAGCCACTCGTTCAACCTTTCCTTTGCTATCGTCCATCGGGCTGGTTAATATGACCGGATTCTTTCAGCGACTAGATGTCGTTGTCGTATTGACCCTCATCATTGGTGGTTTTTTTAAGATCGCCGTCTTTTTTTACGCTGCACTTATAAGTGCGACAGAAATATTTCGTGTATCGACATTTACTAGGCTAGTTCTACCTTTTAGTATTGTCATTTTACTTTCATCGATGACGGTGGCCAATAATTATGCTGGTCATATTAAAGAGGGCCTCAAAGCCACCACTTATTATGTCAGCCTTCCGTTGCAGACGGGAATCCCGTTGCTTCTTCTCGTTATTGCGTTGATCCGGAGACACTTTAAGACCCGTTAA
- a CDS encoding CoA-acylating methylmalonate-semialdehyde dehydrogenase: MTQTKVKTLQNYVGGEWIDAKSDETEAVYNPATGEVIAHVPISSQEDVDHAVKVADEAFKEWKEVPVPKRARILFKYQQLLVDHWDELAEIVTIENGKNFKEAQGEVLRGIENVEFASGAPSLMMGEQLPSISNGLDSGVYRYPIGVIGGITPFNFPMMVPAWMFPMAIVTGNTFILKPSERTPLLANRLAELLEEAGLPKGVFNIVHGAHDVVNGLLDHKNVAAISFVGSQPVAEYVYKRGTENLKRVQALAGAKNHSIVLKDANLDNATTQILNAAFGSAGERCMAASVVAVEDSVADEFIELLTEKVNEVKIGNGLDEGVFLGPVIRDTHKERTLQYIETGEKEGAKLVRDGRNDEDAQKEGYFVGPTIFDKVTTEMKIWQDEIFAPVLSIARVKDLHDAVELTNTSRFANGACLFTNDGGSVRQFRETIDAGMLGVNIGVPAPMAFFPFSGWKDSFYGDLHANGKDGLEFYTRKKVLTTCWV, from the coding sequence ATGACTCAAACAAAAGTAAAAACACTTCAGAACTATGTTGGTGGAGAATGGATAGACGCTAAATCAGACGAAACTGAAGCAGTATATAACCCGGCAACAGGTGAGGTTATAGCCCATGTCCCTATTTCATCACAAGAAGATGTAGACCATGCCGTTAAAGTAGCGGACGAAGCTTTTAAAGAGTGGAAGGAAGTACCTGTCCCCAAACGTGCACGTATTCTATTTAAGTATCAGCAATTACTTGTGGATCACTGGGATGAGCTTGCAGAAATCGTAACCATTGAAAATGGGAAAAACTTTAAAGAGGCACAGGGTGAAGTATTACGTGGCATTGAAAATGTTGAATTTGCATCTGGTGCTCCATCACTCATGATGGGTGAACAATTACCTTCCATTTCAAATGGCCTTGACTCAGGTGTCTACCGTTATCCAATCGGGGTTATTGGTGGAATCACACCATTTAATTTCCCAATGATGGTTCCCGCTTGGATGTTCCCAATGGCTATCGTGACAGGAAATACATTCATACTAAAACCGTCCGAGCGTACACCATTACTTGCTAATCGCTTAGCAGAATTACTTGAAGAAGCTGGATTACCTAAAGGTGTATTTAATATCGTACACGGGGCACATGATGTGGTAAATGGCTTATTAGACCATAAAAATGTGGCGGCCATTTCTTTCGTAGGTTCTCAGCCTGTTGCTGAATACGTATACAAACGCGGTACTGAAAATCTTAAACGTGTCCAAGCACTTGCTGGAGCTAAGAACCATTCCATTGTATTAAAAGATGCGAACCTTGATAATGCGACAACACAAATTCTTAATGCCGCCTTCGGTTCCGCCGGCGAACGGTGTATGGCCGCTTCTGTTGTGGCCGTCGAAGACTCCGTTGCCGATGAATTCATTGAATTGCTGACGGAAAAAGTAAACGAAGTGAAGATTGGGAACGGACTAGATGAAGGGGTATTCCTCGGACCAGTTATCCGTGATACCCATAAAGAGCGTACCCTTCAATATATTGAAACAGGGGAAAAAGAGGGCGCGAAACTTGTTCGTGATGGGCGTAACGATGAAGATGCTCAAAAAGAGGGCTATTTCGTCGGACCGACTATTTTTGACAAAGTTACAACGGAAATGAAAATTTGGCAGGATGAAATCTTCGCACCGGTTCTCTCGATTGCACGAGTGAAAGATCTTCACGATGCTGTTGAACTAACCAATACGTCACGTTTTGCCAATGGTGCTTGTCTCTTTACAAATGACGGCGGAAGTGTACGCCAATTTCGCGAAACCATTGATGCAGGGATGTTAGGTGTAAATATTGGTGTACCAGCTCCTATGGCATTCTTCCCATTCTCTGGCTGGAAAGATTCCTTCTATGGTGATCTTCATGCCAATGGAAAAGACGGACTTGAATTCTATACACGTAAGAAGGTTCTTACGACTTGCTGGGTGTAA
- the pdxA gene encoding 4-hydroxythreonine-4-phosphate dehydrogenase PdxA, protein MENKSIIVIPIGDPAGIGPEIVIKSLAEKEIYEICKPIVVGDRDVLEKIMDAVDVHLQVNVVNESSQGKYQFGTIDLINLDNIDIEKYEMGVVSGMCGQASYEYIQKAIQMVQEGEAGSICTPPINKESLQAGKVPHIDHTAMLSAFTNSEDPMTMFEVNDLRIFFLTRHLSLKNAIGQMTKERVHTYLNRCKGALELLGIENPTLALAGLNPHSGEGGLFGREEIDELVPGIEAARKDGVDVTGPVPADSVFHQALHGKYDAVLSLYHDQGHIAAKMADFERTVSLTNGLPFLRTSVDHGTAFDIAGKGIASSVSMVEAIKAAAKYTPYFNK, encoded by the coding sequence ATGGAAAACAAATCAATTATCGTAATACCAATCGGAGACCCAGCGGGAATAGGACCTGAAATTGTCATAAAGTCACTAGCAGAAAAAGAAATTTATGAAATCTGTAAACCTATCGTTGTCGGAGATCGTGACGTACTAGAGAAAATCATGGATGCAGTTGACGTGCACTTGCAAGTGAATGTAGTTAATGAATCCTCCCAAGGTAAGTATCAATTCGGCACAATCGACTTGATCAATCTCGATAATATTGACATTGAGAAATACGAAATGGGTGTTGTCTCCGGAATGTGTGGACAAGCCTCTTATGAGTACATTCAGAAGGCAATCCAAATGGTACAGGAGGGGGAGGCGGGATCGATCTGTACACCGCCGATCAACAAGGAGTCCCTTCAAGCAGGAAAAGTGCCTCACATCGATCATACAGCGATGCTTTCAGCGTTCACTAATTCAGAAGATCCTATGACAATGTTTGAAGTGAATGACCTAAGAATATTCTTTTTGACTCGTCATTTATCGTTGAAAAATGCTATCGGGCAAATGACAAAAGAAAGAGTACACACTTACCTTAACCGCTGTAAAGGTGCGTTGGAGCTATTAGGAATTGAAAATCCTACATTAGCACTTGCGGGGTTAAATCCTCATTCAGGTGAAGGTGGTCTATTTGGAAGAGAGGAAATAGATGAGTTAGTACCAGGTATCGAAGCTGCCCGAAAAGATGGTGTAGATGTAACAGGTCCAGTTCCGGCTGACTCTGTATTTCACCAGGCACTTCATGGAAAATATGATGCTGTACTGTCCCTATACCATGATCAAGGGCACATTGCTGCAAAAATGGCAGATTTTGAACGTACCGTGTCTCTTACCAATGGACTCCCATTCTTAAGAACTTCAGTCGATCATGGAACGGCATTTGATATTGCAGGTAAAGGAATTGCGAGCTCAGTAAGTATGGTTGAAGCAATTAAAGCTGCTGCAAAATATACTCCATATTTCAACAAATAA
- a CDS encoding spore germination protein has translation MTSEGKRDKNNTTDTGNDHFDNELANNLKKIKKELGNSSDLIVRKFTIGDDLCLNAAAIYMDGLVDEKTVNEFVLESIKVESSEEGAINQKNVFEFINTHAISVGEVKVIQEWNTLILAILSGHTAILVDGCAKILTGNTKGGETRQVSEPTSQLVIRGPKEAFTESIGTNAALIRRRIKTPNLWLETMQIGSTTQTDVALMYIKGVANEKVLKETKKRLGRIDIDGILESGYIEQLIQDHPYSPFPTIYNTERPDAIVGNLLEGRIAILVDGTPFVLVIPALFIQFFQSPADYYQQFFIGSFLRLLRLSTYIITLLTPALYIALTTFHPQMIPTRLLISLAAQNEGVPFPLFVEVMLMEITFEILREAGVRMPRAVGQAVSIVGGLVLGQAAVQAGIVSAATVIVVSLTGIASFAFPSYTIGVPARLLRFLMMILAGSLGLYGVAMALFILVAHLSSLRSFGIPYLSPFAPFVWSDIKDTLVRQPLWSLLLRPKLINQQNLKRQDKSQKPTPPDTDNSA, from the coding sequence ATGACCTCAGAAGGAAAGCGTGATAAAAATAATACAACTGATACAGGAAATGATCACTTTGACAATGAGTTAGCGAATAATCTAAAAAAAATAAAAAAAGAACTCGGCAATAGTAGTGATTTAATTGTGCGCAAATTCACGATAGGTGATGACCTTTGCCTAAATGCAGCGGCAATCTACATGGACGGCTTGGTGGATGAAAAGACCGTTAATGAATTTGTATTGGAGTCGATAAAGGTTGAGTCCTCTGAGGAGGGAGCGATCAATCAGAAAAATGTTTTTGAATTTATTAACACCCACGCCATCTCGGTTGGAGAAGTTAAAGTCATTCAAGAATGGAACACATTAATTCTGGCCATTTTATCGGGGCATACGGCAATTTTGGTTGATGGTTGTGCGAAGATCCTCACTGGCAATACAAAAGGCGGAGAAACTCGACAGGTGTCAGAACCTACTTCCCAACTCGTCATTCGAGGGCCAAAAGAAGCATTTACTGAATCGATCGGGACAAATGCAGCCTTGATTCGACGACGAATTAAAACCCCGAATTTATGGCTTGAGACGATGCAAATTGGAAGTACCACCCAAACGGATGTCGCTCTTATGTACATAAAAGGTGTGGCTAATGAGAAGGTGCTTAAAGAGACAAAAAAGCGTTTAGGCAGAATTGATATCGATGGAATTCTTGAGTCTGGTTATATCGAACAGCTTATTCAGGACCATCCCTATTCCCCTTTTCCAACCATCTATAATACAGAACGACCAGATGCTATTGTAGGTAATTTACTTGAGGGAAGGATAGCTATCCTGGTAGATGGCACGCCTTTTGTGTTAGTTATACCAGCTTTATTTATTCAGTTTTTTCAATCTCCTGCCGATTATTATCAACAGTTTTTTATTGGTTCATTTTTACGATTGTTAAGACTATCCACCTATATTATTACCTTACTCACGCCAGCACTTTATATAGCCTTAACAACTTTCCATCCGCAAATGATTCCGACACGTCTATTAATCAGCTTGGCTGCCCAAAATGAAGGCGTTCCCTTTCCTCTTTTTGTCGAGGTCATGCTGATGGAAATCACCTTCGAGATTTTACGTGAAGCTGGTGTCCGTATGCCGCGTGCCGTTGGTCAAGCTGTTTCCATTGTTGGTGGACTTGTACTTGGCCAAGCCGCCGTCCAAGCTGGAATTGTTTCTGCAGCAACGGTTATTGTTGTCTCGCTTACAGGGATCGCAAGCTTTGCGTTCCCTTCCTATACTATTGGTGTTCCTGCGCGACTACTGCGCTTTTTAATGATGATCCTAGCAGGAAGCTTAGGTCTCTATGGTGTGGCAATGGCATTATTTATTCTTGTAGCCCACTTGAGCAGCTTGCGCTCTTTTGGAATCCCTTATCTAAGTCCTTTTGCACCGTTTGTTTGGTCAGATATTAAAGATACTCTTGTGCGTCAGCCGTTATGGTCCTTGCTTCTCAGGCCCAAACTGATCAACCAACAGAATCTTAAACGGCAAGATAAAAGTCAAAAACCAACCCCGCCAGACACAGACAACTCTGCTTAG
- a CDS encoding sigma-54-dependent Fis family transcriptional regulator has protein sequence MIQDFVQSSEHELEKEELLKVERWMIPDHCSIPKDKSLREAAEMIEHLNVECLPVVDGNKHPIGMVTLPILLNRFIYGHAEESVADCCTKKNHSVVHSNVSLLEISAMTSAHFSIVDEQERLIGVLSRKEILKGFSLYIRELNQMEHTAEILNGILESAYEGVAVVDEDGILREFNEAYSRFTGIAAKDAIGRHVNEVIDNTRLPYTVQTGMPERGVVQYIQGQAMIVHRIPIWKNEKVVGAIGMLIFEGVTEVYRIYEKLQENSLHKQPKPFPSQAKLKESRSMTLDQIIGNSESTAHIKRLARKVAKSEATVLITGESGTGKEMYAKGIHHLSPFSSGPFISLNCGAIPEHLFESELFGYEEGAFTGAKKGGKLGKFELAQHGTLFLDEIGEMPLMMQTKLLRVLQEKEVERVGGNQPYEIETRIIAATNRNLKDMIEAGEFREDLYYRINVIEIPLSPLRERTEDIPQLVSYYLHAICNKYQMSVKVFTSEAMAVFLHYHWPGNIRELMNTLEKLAVLVDGNTINSHHLPDYMIDKETFRKEESNEITTLMKQAKSLENEKEREIIRTVLRKTGGNKSKAAKQLGIHRTTLYQKLKKYDLNEL, from the coding sequence ATGATTCAGGATTTCGTTCAAAGTTCAGAACATGAGCTTGAGAAGGAAGAGCTGTTGAAAGTCGAGAGATGGATGATACCGGATCACTGCTCTATTCCAAAAGATAAATCGTTACGAGAAGCGGCGGAAATGATCGAACATCTAAACGTAGAATGTCTGCCGGTGGTTGATGGGAATAAGCATCCTATTGGAATGGTCACATTACCAATACTGCTGAACCGTTTTATTTACGGCCATGCAGAAGAGTCAGTAGCAGATTGCTGCACAAAAAAGAATCATTCTGTTGTTCATTCAAATGTCTCACTTTTGGAAATATCAGCTATGACTTCAGCTCATTTCTCTATCGTTGACGAGCAAGAACGTTTAATAGGTGTGCTATCAAGAAAGGAAATTTTGAAAGGGTTTTCGTTATACATTCGAGAGCTTAATCAGATGGAACATACAGCAGAAATTTTAAATGGCATTTTGGAAAGTGCCTATGAAGGTGTGGCTGTAGTGGATGAAGATGGAATTTTACGGGAGTTTAATGAAGCGTATAGCCGTTTTACAGGGATTGCAGCAAAAGATGCCATTGGACGGCATGTTAATGAAGTAATTGATAACACTAGATTACCTTATACAGTGCAAACTGGTATGCCTGAACGAGGAGTTGTCCAATATATCCAAGGTCAGGCCATGATTGTCCACCGCATTCCCATATGGAAGAACGAGAAAGTTGTTGGCGCTATCGGTATGTTGATTTTTGAGGGTGTCACAGAAGTGTATCGTATTTATGAAAAGCTCCAGGAAAATTCGCTTCATAAGCAACCAAAACCTTTTCCATCCCAAGCCAAATTAAAGGAAAGCCGTTCCATGACACTTGATCAGATTATTGGCAATAGCGAAAGTACGGCTCATATCAAGCGCTTAGCCAGAAAGGTTGCCAAATCGGAGGCTACCGTTTTAATTACTGGTGAAAGTGGGACGGGAAAGGAGATGTACGCCAAGGGCATTCATCATCTCAGTCCTTTTTCATCCGGTCCGTTTATCAGTTTGAATTGTGGGGCGATTCCTGAACATTTATTTGAATCAGAGTTATTTGGTTATGAAGAAGGGGCTTTTACCGGGGCGAAAAAAGGTGGAAAGCTTGGTAAATTCGAATTAGCTCAACATGGCACATTGTTTTTGGATGAAATTGGCGAAATGCCGCTTATGATGCAAACCAAATTATTGCGAGTTCTTCAGGAGAAAGAGGTGGAACGTGTCGGTGGCAATCAACCATACGAAATTGAGACAAGAATCATTGCAGCTACCAATCGGAATTTAAAAGATATGATCGAAGCAGGAGAATTTCGTGAGGATCTCTATTATCGAATAAATGTTATCGAGATCCCTCTGTCCCCTCTTCGTGAGCGGACAGAGGACATCCCCCAATTGGTCTCCTATTATTTACATGCCATCTGCAACAAGTATCAAATGTCAGTGAAAGTTTTCACCTCAGAGGCGATGGCTGTCTTCCTGCATTATCATTGGCCTGGTAATATAAGAGAGCTTATGAATACACTTGAAAAGCTTGCTGTTTTGGTTGATGGGAATACCATTAACAGTCATCACTTACCGGATTATATGATAGATAAAGAGACTTTCAGAAAGGAAGAATCCAATGAAATTACAACTCTGATGAAGCAAGCCAAAAGTCTCGAAAATGAAAAAGAGAGAGAGATTATTCGAACAGTATTAAGGAAAACAGGTGGAAATAAATCAAAGGCAGCGAAACAATTGGGGATTCATCGGACCACTTTATATCAAAAATTGAAAAAGTATGATCTAAACGAACTGTAG
- a CDS encoding Ger(x)C family spore germination protein: protein MKHMILLLWLLSGMILLTACWDHRESGDIALVMGMGIDKTEEDNLYRVSFQIVNPGQVAGGETGQGRGTAVTTYSETGRTIFETVRKISKKVPRLLSFSHTVVLIIGEDLATEGGLPMILDFSERYYDFRSTALVLVAREGQALPILSILSPLERIPAMKIQETVQKTERVWGETPQRNINDVVQTLSSKSKGLSLGGISLVGNLTEGQTSANTKQAVPTTLVKINGLALFKDGKLKGWLDDKEARGVAWIQNKIKKTVLSSKCKKNDGTMAIEVLRSNTKIKATVKQGKPEITVAIRGEGHLEEITCPIDLTNPKLIFQLNNTFESQIEQEITTAVKIAQEQKNDVFGFGEAINRANPKAWKQMKKQWDETFADMDVQINVEFFIRGTGLRKQPLILQGN from the coding sequence ATGAAACATATGATTTTGCTGTTATGGCTTTTATCGGGAATGATTCTGTTAACAGCCTGTTGGGATCATCGGGAATCAGGGGACATTGCATTGGTTATGGGAATGGGGATCGATAAGACGGAGGAGGACAATTTATACCGTGTTTCATTCCAGATTGTGAATCCAGGACAAGTAGCCGGTGGAGAAACGGGACAAGGTCGAGGCACAGCTGTTACTACCTATAGTGAAACAGGGAGGACCATATTTGAAACTGTACGCAAAATATCAAAAAAAGTGCCACGTCTACTTAGTTTTTCGCACACTGTGGTTCTTATCATCGGAGAGGATTTAGCAACGGAAGGCGGACTCCCCATGATTTTGGATTTCTCCGAAAGATATTACGACTTTCGCTCGACAGCCCTTGTGCTTGTTGCAAGGGAGGGACAAGCCCTTCCAATTTTAAGTATTCTTAGTCCCTTGGAAAGAATACCCGCCATGAAAATTCAAGAGACTGTGCAAAAAACAGAAAGAGTATGGGGAGAAACACCTCAGCGGAACATCAATGATGTGGTTCAAACGTTATCCAGTAAAAGCAAGGGACTTTCATTAGGTGGGATTTCTCTCGTTGGAAATTTGACGGAGGGACAGACGTCAGCAAACACTAAACAAGCCGTACCGACCACCCTTGTTAAGATTAACGGATTAGCCCTCTTCAAAGATGGAAAACTGAAAGGCTGGCTAGATGATAAAGAAGCCCGCGGTGTGGCATGGATTCAAAATAAAATCAAAAAAACAGTACTGTCATCAAAATGTAAGAAGAATGACGGAACCATGGCGATTGAAGTCCTTCGTTCCAATACAAAAATAAAGGCAACAGTGAAGCAAGGCAAACCTGAGATAACAGTAGCGATCCGTGGGGAAGGCCATTTGGAAGAAATCACGTGTCCGATTGACCTTACCAATCCTAAGCTTATCTTCCAACTCAATAACACATTCGAGTCACAAATTGAACAAGAAATAACCACAGCTGTGAAGATCGCACAGGAACAGAAAAACGACGTCTTTGGTTTTGGTGAAGCAATCAATCGTGCTAATCCGAAAGCCTGGAAACAAATGAAGAAACAGTGGGACGAAACGTTTGCTGACATGGATGTCCAAATAAATGTCGAGTTTTTCATCCGTGGTACAGGGCTACGAAAACAACCTTTAATTTTGCAGGGAAACTAA
- a CDS encoding GntP family permease — protein sequence MEAPGGQIILGLVIGVALLVFLVMKTKIHAFIALIISASVIGLIAGMTPPSVAEAITSGFGGTLGSIGIVIGFGVMLGRVMEVAGASERLAYSFVKMLGKKREDWAMALTGYVVSIPIYVDSAFVILAPLVKAISRKTGRSVLTLGVALAIGLVVTHSLVPPTPGPLGVAGIFGVSVGVVILWGLLFSVPLIIVGVLYAKWLGKKIHQIPDESGLGWIRPEQASSYEEFVEQQESKNLPSLFISMAPILIPIILIFANTVVTALELSEGVFGYIQFVGNPVIAVGIGLIFAIYTLTSQLNRTDAIDRMEEGIKSAGIILLVTGAGGALGNVLNESGSGDYVAELIVGFSVPLVLLPFFVSSFVRLVQGSGTVAMITAASITAPILSGVDGVYMPLAAIGATTGSLLFSYFNDSFFWVVTRMLGIRDTKEQILTWSVPTTLAWLMSLILLVVCSLFV from the coding sequence ATGGAAGCACCAGGTGGTCAAATTATTTTAGGACTTGTTATTGGTGTAGCGTTATTAGTGTTCCTTGTAATGAAAACAAAGATTCATGCGTTCATAGCTCTGATTATTTCTGCTTCTGTCATCGGATTGATTGCGGGGATGACCCCGCCTTCCGTTGCGGAAGCCATTACATCAGGTTTTGGAGGGACTCTTGGCTCAATCGGTATCGTTATTGGATTTGGGGTTATGTTAGGACGTGTGATGGAAGTAGCGGGTGCATCTGAACGTTTAGCCTATTCTTTCGTAAAAATGCTAGGTAAGAAAAGGGAAGACTGGGCAATGGCTTTGACAGGGTACGTCGTGTCCATCCCCATCTACGTAGACTCAGCCTTTGTTATTCTTGCACCATTAGTGAAAGCGATTTCTAGAAAAACAGGACGCTCGGTCCTAACATTAGGAGTCGCATTAGCAATAGGTCTTGTCGTTACACACTCATTAGTACCACCTACTCCGGGACCTCTAGGTGTCGCAGGAATTTTCGGAGTAAGTGTAGGAGTCGTAATTCTATGGGGGCTATTATTTTCAGTTCCTCTTATTATTGTAGGTGTACTGTATGCGAAGTGGCTTGGAAAGAAAATCCACCAAATTCCTGATGAATCAGGTTTAGGTTGGATCCGTCCGGAGCAAGCATCTAGTTATGAAGAATTCGTGGAACAACAAGAAAGCAAGAATTTGCCTTCATTATTTATATCCATGGCACCAATCCTTATTCCCATCATTTTAATTTTTGCCAATACAGTGGTAACCGCATTGGAATTGAGTGAAGGTGTGTTTGGTTATATCCAATTCGTGGGTAATCCAGTCATCGCTGTAGGCATCGGCCTTATTTTCGCAATCTATACGCTGACATCCCAATTGAATCGTACAGATGCAATTGACAGGATGGAAGAGGGCATCAAGTCAGCGGGTATTATCCTTCTCGTGACAGGTGCAGGTGGAGCATTAGGTAATGTGCTAAATGAAAGCGGTTCCGGTGATTATGTAGCTGAATTAATCGTTGGTTTTTCCGTACCACTTGTTTTGCTGCCTTTCTTTGTTTCAAGTTTTGTCAGATTGGTTCAAGGAAGTGGAACAGTTGCTATGATTACTGCGGCATCTATAACTGCCCCGATCTTGTCAGGGGTTGACGGCGTGTACATGCCTTTAGCCGCAATCGGTGCTACAACAGGTTCATTGTTATTCTCCTATTTCAATGATAGTTTTTTCTGGGTAGTGACCCGTATGTTGGGGATCAGAGATACAAAGGAGCAAATTTTAACATGGTCGGTCCCGACTACTTTAGCTTGGTTAATGTCATTAATATTACTAGTTGTTTGTTCTTTGTTCGTCTAA